In Cicer arietinum cultivar CDC Frontier isolate Library 1 chromosome 7, Cicar.CDCFrontier_v2.0, whole genome shotgun sequence, a single window of DNA contains:
- the LOC140918789 gene encoding uncharacterized protein, whose protein sequence is MDEATSAARALNEFRRHDPPKFKGEHDSIKADLWLQEIKKIFEILHCPDNAKVEYATYLMIGEAEYWWRGAKKMMETNHEELTWEAFKNKFLEKYFPKSARAGKEAQFLTLYQGNLTIAEYAAKEGHKISECPIRPRVCYICQKPDHFANECPERKDDRAVNRNNINDNVVRPTAKGRVYHINGEETSSSSELIQGECLIAGKSLNVIYDSGATHSFISLDWVDSLQLIVTTLPFDLVVTLPSTESHVEVILGMDWLSSHYVLLDCACKFVIFPDPDVSRFLDTNKLNFSLKGEVQKCVSLNSVSTKLEVEVDGILVVEDFLEVFPLDVPGLPPVHDIEFSIDVTPGT, encoded by the exons ATGGATGAAGCAACCAGTGCAGCAAGAGCATTAAATGAATTTCGTCGACATGATCCACCTAAATTCAAAGGGGAACATGACTCCATCAAGGCTGATCTTTGGCTGCAAGAAAtcaagaagatcttcgagatctTACACTGCCCTGACAATGCGAAAGTAGAGTATGCGACCTATTTGATGATTGGTGAAGCTGAATACTGGTGGCGAGGTGCGAAGAAAATGATGGAGACAAATCATGAAGAGCTAACCTGGGAGGCTTTCAAGAATAAGTTCCTAGAAAAATACTTCCCGAAAAGTGCTAGGGCTGGGAAGGAGGCCCAATTTCTGACATTGTATCAAGGGAATCTCACGATAGCGGAATATGCAGCAAA AGAAGGACACAAGATATCTGAGTGTCCAATCAGACCAAGGGTTTGTTACATTTGTCAAAAACCAGaccattttgcaaatgaatgccCTGAACGGAAGGACGATAGAGCTGTCAACCGCAACAATATCAACGACAATGTTGTACGCCCTACTGCCAAGGGACGTGTCTACCACATCAATGGAGAGGAAACTTCATCTTCCTCTGAACTTATCCAAGGTGAGTGTTTAATTGCTGGAAAATCACTTAATGTAATTTATGATTCGGGGGCAACGCACTCATTCATTTCATTGGATTGGGTGGATTCGCTCCAACTTATTGTTACTACTTTGCCGTTTGATTTGGTGGTTACCCTACCTTCTACCGAATCG CATGTGGAAGTGATCCTTGGAATGGATTGGTTGTCAAGCCATTATGTTCTATTGGATTGTGCTTGTAAGTTTGTGATATTCCCAGACCCAGATGTTTCTCGATTCCTCGATACCAATAAATTGAACTTCTCTTTGAAAGGGGAAGTTCAGAAGTGTGTTTCCCTCAACTCAGTCAGTACGAAGCTAGAGGTGGAGGTAGACGGGATACTTGTGGTCGAAGATTTTCTAGAGGTATTTCCGTTGGATGTACCAGGATTACCCCCAGTTCATGATATTGAATTCTCAATTGATGTGACTCCGGGTACATGA